Proteins encoded in a region of the Osmerus mordax isolate fOsmMor3 chromosome 17, fOsmMor3.pri, whole genome shotgun sequence genome:
- the ppp6r2a gene encoding serine/threonine-protein phosphatase 6 regulatory subunit 2a isoform X1, with protein sequence MFWKFDLHTISHIDQLLDREDVTLRELMEEDDVLQECKAQNRRLLLFLSQDHCMQELVNLITTEPPADLEERSRFKFSNIACELLTSDVSLINDKLGGDESLLETLYHFLEQDPPLNPLLASFFSKTIGNLIARKTEQVISFLRKKDGFIGLVLKHIDASAMMDLLLRLISCVEPAPLRQEVLNWLNEEKLIQRLTELIHTGKDEERQSNASQTLCDIIRLSRDQANQMQENVEADPLLTVLESQESVAGLLKTMFEGERSEASIVNGTQVLLTLLETRRSGLEGLMDLYSQGYERSYTVNSSILHAIEPHLKDFQQLLLNPPKKSAILTTVGVLEEPLGNARLHVARLVAALLQTSAPSICQELCQLSTMDLLLDLFFKYCWNNFLHFQVELCVASILSHAVPEERLNPGLQNHEEKPSAGAGTQEEEEGGEPGKSADPETPLHHALVAHLFQKCRLVMRILDAWEENDKIQAEGGTRRGNMGHLTRIANMVVQNLEKGPVQTQISDLIKELPEDCRGRWESFVDETLRETNRRNTVELVSTHNLHSSSEDDDMESPFPNDLSLQQAFSDYQIQQMTANFVDQFGFNDEEFSEHDENINSTFDRNAEINFNLDADDNSANAAAFEACCKERIRQFDDAEEEEDIWDDKEINYAAQVKSRTRFGGSQTSERSSRGSLENGGRERDRGSGSDEDEDSRQSPPEARGAEDGKDAQSTAPDSRPGWTASFGESGGDPSSPAPVGWDSPGGGGGDTQETGWANFTEFQPFSSSEMGRRCSSPTDTGSSDADKQAKQSPKKSPNKSAATPSSGDWPVDQGKKAPLVGSDGSSSGGSDSEEDDKAAAAAAAAAASQSASPGAKKRADLKSEEISVSLEKLSLTASPPASPPVAPEQSPAAAAPPSPATQTDRKGDTPQPPEVSVNGPI encoded by the exons ATGTTCTGGAAGTTTGACCTGCACACCATCTCCCACATCGACCAGCTGCTGGACCGCGAGGACGTGACCCTGCGGgagctgatggaggaggacgACGTCCTGCAGGAGTGCAAGGCCCAGAACCGAcgcctgctcctcttcctctcccaggaccactGCATGCAGGAGCTCGTCAACCTCATCACCACGGAACCCCCCGccgacctggaggagaggagccgtTTCAA ATTCTCTAACATTGCTTGTGAGCTGCTGACATCAGATGTGTCCCTCATCAATGACAAGCTGGGGGGGGATGAGTCGCTCCTGGAGACACTATATCACTTCCTGGAACAGGACCCGCCCCTGAACCCTCTATTGGCCAGCTTCTTCAGCAAGACCATCGGCAATCTCATCGCCAGGAAAACCGAACAG GTGATCTCCTTCCTGAGGAAGAAGGATGGCTTCATCGGCCTGGTGTTGAAGCACATCGACGCCTCCGCCATGATGGACCTGCTGCTTCGGCTCATCAGCTGCGTGGAGCCCGCCCCCTTGAGGCAGGAGGTCCTCAAT TGGCTGAACGAGGAGAAGCTCATCCAGAGACTAACAGAGCTCATCCACACAGGCAAAGACGAGGAG AGACAATCAAACGCATCCCAGACGCTTTGTGACATCATCCGCCTTAGTCGAGACCAGGCCAATCAGATGCAGGAAAACGTGGAGGCCGACCCCTTACTGACTGTGCTGGAGTC gcagGAGAGCGTGGCAGGTCTTCTGAAGACCATgtttgagggggagaggagcgaggcCTCCATCGTGAACGGAACTCAAGTGCTACTTACCTTACTGGAGACCAGGAGGTCTGG gtTGGAAGGGCTGATGGATCTGTATTCTCAGGGATATGAAAGGTCTTACACTGTCAACAGCAGTATTTTACATGCCATTGAGCCCCATCTAAAGGACTTCCAGCAGCTTCTCCTGAATCCCCCCAAG AAAAGTGCAATACTGACAACCGTCGGCGTTCTGGAGGAGCCGCTGGGGAACGCCCGCCTTCACGTGGCCCGCCTGGTGGCCGCCCTGCTGCAGACCAGCGCGCCCAGCATCTGCCAGGAGCTGTGCCAGCTCAGCACCATGGACCTGCTACTG gatCTCTTCTTCAAATACTGCTGGAACAACTTCTTGCACTTCCAAGTGGAGCTGTGCGTGGCGTCCATCCTGAGCCACGCTGTCCCCGAGGAGCGGCTCAACCCGGGCCTCCAGAACCACGAGGAGAAGCCCTCGGCGGGCGCCGgcacccaggaggaggaggagggaggggagccggGCAAGAGCGCCGACCCGgagacccccctccaccacgcCCTGGTGGCACAC cTCTTCCAGAAGTGTCGGCTGGTGATGAGGATCCTGGACGCCTGGGAGGAGAACGATAAGATCCA GGCGGAGGGAGGCACCAGGAGAGGCAACATGGGTCACCTGACCAGGATTGCTAACATGGTGGTACAGAACCTGGAGAAGGGACCGGTGCAGACCCAGATCAGTGACCTcatcaaag AGTTGCCAGAGGACTGCAGGGGACGATGGGAGAGCTTTGTGGATGAGACCCTGAGAGAGACCAACAGGAGAAACACAGTGGAGTTG gtgagcACCCATAACCTTCATTCCTCCAGCGAGGATGACGACATGGAGAGTCCTTTCCCCAACGACCTGTCACTCCAGCAG GCGTTCTCAGACTATCAGATCCAGCAGATGACGGCCAACTTCGTAGATCAGTTTGGGTTCAATGATGAGGAATTCAGTGAGCATGACGAAAACATTaa ctccacgTTTGACCGGAATGCCGAAATCAACTTCAATCTAGATGCTGATGATAATAGT GCCAACGCGGCTGCCTTCGAGGCCTGCTGTAAAGAGAGGATACGGCAGTTTGACgacgctgaggaggaggaggatatctGGGATGACAAGGAGATCAACTATGCAGCTCAAGTCAAATCCAGAACAAG GTTTGGGGGGTCCCAGACCTCGGAGCGCAGCTCCAGGGGCAGCCTGGAGAACGGGGGCCGGGAGCGGGACCGCGGGTCGGGCTCCGACGAGGACGAGGACTCCCGACAGAGCCCCCCGGAGGCACGCGGCGCGGAGGACGGCAAGGACGCCCAGAGTACGGCCCCCGACTCAC GTCCAGGCTGGACGGCCAGTTTCGGGGAGTCAGGGGGGGATCCGTCCTCCCCGGCCCCCGTGGGGTGGGACTCCccaggtgggggtggtggagacACGCAGGAGACGGGCTGGGCCAACTTCACCGAGTTCCAGCCTTTCAGCAG CTCAGAGATGGGCCGTAGGTGCAGCTCTCCCACGGACACGGGCAGCAGCGACGCCGACAAACAAGCCAAACAGAGCCCCAAAAAGAGCCCCAACAAGAGCG cggcAACCCCTTCTTCCGGTGACTGGCCGGTGGACCAGGGGAAGAAGGCGCCCCTGGTGGGCTCAGACGGCAGCTCCTCTGGGGGCTCAGACAGCGAGGAGGATGACAAGgcagccgccgccgccgcagCCGCCGCCGCATCCCAGAGCGCCAGCCCCGGCGCCAAGAAGAGAGCCGACCTCAAAAG tgAGGAGATCTCAGTGTCTCTGGagaagctctccctcacagcctcgcccccagcctcccccccagtgGCCCCGGAGCAGAGTCCAGCAGCAGCCgcgccccccagccccgccaCACAGACTGATAGGAA aggtGACACGCCACAGCCCCCCGAGGTGTCAGTGAATGGGCCCATCTGA
- the ppp6r2a gene encoding serine/threonine-protein phosphatase 6 regulatory subunit 2a isoform X2, producing the protein MFWKFDLHTISHIDQLLDREDVTLRELMEEDDVLQECKAQNRRLLLFLSQDHCMQELVNLITTEPPADLEERSRFKFSNIACELLTSDVSLINDKLGGDESLLETLYHFLEQDPPLNPLLASFFSKTIGNLIARKTEQVISFLRKKDGFIGLVLKHIDASAMMDLLLRLISCVEPAPLRQEVLNWLNEEKLIQRLTELIHTGKDEERQSNASQTLCDIIRLSRDQANQMQENVEADPLLTVLESQESVAGLLKTMFEGERSEASIVNGTQVLLTLLETRRSGLEGLMDLYSQGYERSYTVNSSILHAIEPHLKDFQQLLLNPPKKSAILTTVGVLEEPLGNARLHVARLVAALLQTSAPSICQELCQLSTMDLLLDLFFKYCWNNFLHFQVELCVASILSHAVPEERLNPGLQNHEEKPSAGAGTQEEEEGGEPGKSADPETPLHHALVAHLFQKCRLVMRILDAWEENDKIQAEGGTRRGNMGHLTRIANMVVQNLEKGPVQTQISDLIKELPEDCRGRWESFVDETLRETNRRNTVELVSTHNLHSSSEDDDMESPFPNDLSLQQAFSDYQIQQMTANFVDQFGFNDEEFSEHDENINSTFDRNAEINFNLDADDNSANAAAFEACCKERIRQFDDAEEEEDIWDDKEINYAAQVKSRTRFGGSQTSERSSRGSLENGGRERDRGSGSDEDEDSRQSPPEARGAEDGKDAQSPGWTASFGESGGDPSSPAPVGWDSPGGGGGDTQETGWANFTEFQPFSSSEMGRRCSSPTDTGSSDADKQAKQSPKKSPNKSAATPSSGDWPVDQGKKAPLVGSDGSSSGGSDSEEDDKAAAAAAAAAASQSASPGAKKRADLKSEEISVSLEKLSLTASPPASPPVAPEQSPAAAAPPSPATQTDRKGDTPQPPEVSVNGPI; encoded by the exons ATGTTCTGGAAGTTTGACCTGCACACCATCTCCCACATCGACCAGCTGCTGGACCGCGAGGACGTGACCCTGCGGgagctgatggaggaggacgACGTCCTGCAGGAGTGCAAGGCCCAGAACCGAcgcctgctcctcttcctctcccaggaccactGCATGCAGGAGCTCGTCAACCTCATCACCACGGAACCCCCCGccgacctggaggagaggagccgtTTCAA ATTCTCTAACATTGCTTGTGAGCTGCTGACATCAGATGTGTCCCTCATCAATGACAAGCTGGGGGGGGATGAGTCGCTCCTGGAGACACTATATCACTTCCTGGAACAGGACCCGCCCCTGAACCCTCTATTGGCCAGCTTCTTCAGCAAGACCATCGGCAATCTCATCGCCAGGAAAACCGAACAG GTGATCTCCTTCCTGAGGAAGAAGGATGGCTTCATCGGCCTGGTGTTGAAGCACATCGACGCCTCCGCCATGATGGACCTGCTGCTTCGGCTCATCAGCTGCGTGGAGCCCGCCCCCTTGAGGCAGGAGGTCCTCAAT TGGCTGAACGAGGAGAAGCTCATCCAGAGACTAACAGAGCTCATCCACACAGGCAAAGACGAGGAG AGACAATCAAACGCATCCCAGACGCTTTGTGACATCATCCGCCTTAGTCGAGACCAGGCCAATCAGATGCAGGAAAACGTGGAGGCCGACCCCTTACTGACTGTGCTGGAGTC gcagGAGAGCGTGGCAGGTCTTCTGAAGACCATgtttgagggggagaggagcgaggcCTCCATCGTGAACGGAACTCAAGTGCTACTTACCTTACTGGAGACCAGGAGGTCTGG gtTGGAAGGGCTGATGGATCTGTATTCTCAGGGATATGAAAGGTCTTACACTGTCAACAGCAGTATTTTACATGCCATTGAGCCCCATCTAAAGGACTTCCAGCAGCTTCTCCTGAATCCCCCCAAG AAAAGTGCAATACTGACAACCGTCGGCGTTCTGGAGGAGCCGCTGGGGAACGCCCGCCTTCACGTGGCCCGCCTGGTGGCCGCCCTGCTGCAGACCAGCGCGCCCAGCATCTGCCAGGAGCTGTGCCAGCTCAGCACCATGGACCTGCTACTG gatCTCTTCTTCAAATACTGCTGGAACAACTTCTTGCACTTCCAAGTGGAGCTGTGCGTGGCGTCCATCCTGAGCCACGCTGTCCCCGAGGAGCGGCTCAACCCGGGCCTCCAGAACCACGAGGAGAAGCCCTCGGCGGGCGCCGgcacccaggaggaggaggagggaggggagccggGCAAGAGCGCCGACCCGgagacccccctccaccacgcCCTGGTGGCACAC cTCTTCCAGAAGTGTCGGCTGGTGATGAGGATCCTGGACGCCTGGGAGGAGAACGATAAGATCCA GGCGGAGGGAGGCACCAGGAGAGGCAACATGGGTCACCTGACCAGGATTGCTAACATGGTGGTACAGAACCTGGAGAAGGGACCGGTGCAGACCCAGATCAGTGACCTcatcaaag AGTTGCCAGAGGACTGCAGGGGACGATGGGAGAGCTTTGTGGATGAGACCCTGAGAGAGACCAACAGGAGAAACACAGTGGAGTTG gtgagcACCCATAACCTTCATTCCTCCAGCGAGGATGACGACATGGAGAGTCCTTTCCCCAACGACCTGTCACTCCAGCAG GCGTTCTCAGACTATCAGATCCAGCAGATGACGGCCAACTTCGTAGATCAGTTTGGGTTCAATGATGAGGAATTCAGTGAGCATGACGAAAACATTaa ctccacgTTTGACCGGAATGCCGAAATCAACTTCAATCTAGATGCTGATGATAATAGT GCCAACGCGGCTGCCTTCGAGGCCTGCTGTAAAGAGAGGATACGGCAGTTTGACgacgctgaggaggaggaggatatctGGGATGACAAGGAGATCAACTATGCAGCTCAAGTCAAATCCAGAACAAG GTTTGGGGGGTCCCAGACCTCGGAGCGCAGCTCCAGGGGCAGCCTGGAGAACGGGGGCCGGGAGCGGGACCGCGGGTCGGGCTCCGACGAGGACGAGGACTCCCGACAGAGCCCCCCGGAGGCACGCGGCGCGGAGGACGGCAAGGACGCCCAGA GTCCAGGCTGGACGGCCAGTTTCGGGGAGTCAGGGGGGGATCCGTCCTCCCCGGCCCCCGTGGGGTGGGACTCCccaggtgggggtggtggagacACGCAGGAGACGGGCTGGGCCAACTTCACCGAGTTCCAGCCTTTCAGCAG CTCAGAGATGGGCCGTAGGTGCAGCTCTCCCACGGACACGGGCAGCAGCGACGCCGACAAACAAGCCAAACAGAGCCCCAAAAAGAGCCCCAACAAGAGCG cggcAACCCCTTCTTCCGGTGACTGGCCGGTGGACCAGGGGAAGAAGGCGCCCCTGGTGGGCTCAGACGGCAGCTCCTCTGGGGGCTCAGACAGCGAGGAGGATGACAAGgcagccgccgccgccgcagCCGCCGCCGCATCCCAGAGCGCCAGCCCCGGCGCCAAGAAGAGAGCCGACCTCAAAAG tgAGGAGATCTCAGTGTCTCTGGagaagctctccctcacagcctcgcccccagcctcccccccagtgGCCCCGGAGCAGAGTCCAGCAGCAGCCgcgccccccagccccgccaCACAGACTGATAGGAA aggtGACACGCCACAGCCCCCCGAGGTGTCAGTGAATGGGCCCATCTGA